In Candidatus Poribacteria bacterium, a single genomic region encodes these proteins:
- a CDS encoding TolC family protein: MNRKLMTLAVCLFLSIVSVVSAQRLVVLQPARAIELALQNNETVKKAEKVVERARANLRVSKAIYLPQVGVTGEYQRQKNGDIDERDYLTRAQASMLLAQFGEIPEGLDAAQEDVRKAEIEYERAKKQSVHDVRNLWNNIILTQEEIQERRAIEVELNKKLKGTQIRHAEKRIPFLSRLNTELELSEQQLALNELQRRLDVDAAELIRLTGLDPLAQVTLSQPLPEDDMTLEKAVELALANNLDLRDLQGIMVRQERLAAETIWNRFPELSAEARYKDLHVLLEQHQPSVGARGQTWDAKALYDPVILDRERDASSMFQTRPRTQDGWELRFNFNIPLYDGNRTKNLRAVEVAELERLQLEYIEKTKSIRVEVRRAYREVANAKERAEIEETRVRIFEQRLRTIERVLDEVTVEIPGYQNMTYNDAFETQAQFTEAQRVFYQARRDYAKAKEQLRETMQWIE, encoded by the coding sequence ATGAACAGGAAGTTGATGACACTTGCGGTCTGTCTGTTTTTGAGTATTGTGAGTGTCGTCTCGGCGCAGCGACTGGTCGTACTACAGCCAGCACGTGCAATCGAACTCGCCCTACAGAATAATGAAACGGTGAAAAAGGCGGAAAAAGTGGTGGAACGCGCCAGGGCAAACCTCCGAGTGTCCAAAGCCATTTACCTACCACAGGTGGGGGTCACCGGTGAATATCAACGCCAGAAAAATGGCGACATTGATGAAAGAGACTATCTCACGCGCGCACAGGCAAGTATGCTCCTCGCCCAATTCGGTGAAATTCCCGAAGGGCTTGATGCCGCGCAGGAGGATGTCCGTAAGGCAGAGATTGAATACGAGCGCGCGAAAAAGCAGAGCGTTCACGATGTCCGCAATCTCTGGAACAATATCATCCTTACACAGGAAGAGATTCAGGAACGGCGTGCGATTGAGGTGGAACTCAATAAAAAACTGAAAGGTACACAAATCAGGCACGCCGAAAAACGGATCCCTTTCCTCAGCCGTCTCAACACGGAACTTGAACTCTCCGAACAGCAACTCGCCCTCAATGAGCTACAGCGTAGGCTTGATGTAGACGCCGCGGAACTCATCCGCCTTACCGGACTTGATCCGCTAGCACAAGTTACACTCTCGCAACCCCTCCCTGAGGACGACATGACATTAGAGAAGGCAGTTGAACTCGCACTCGCAAACAACCTTGATTTACGCGACTTACAGGGCATTATGGTGCGTCAAGAACGTCTCGCTGCGGAGACAATCTGGAACCGATTTCCTGAACTCTCTGCTGAAGCACGTTACAAGGACCTCCATGTGCTGCTGGAACAACACCAACCGAGTGTAGGTGCCAGAGGGCAGACGTGGGATGCAAAGGCACTCTACGATCCGGTGATACTCGACCGTGAGCGAGATGCGTCAAGTATGTTTCAAACCCGTCCACGGACACAAGATGGGTGGGAACTGCGTTTCAACTTCAACATTCCCTTATATGATGGGAACAGAACGAAAAATCTTCGCGCCGTAGAAGTCGCAGAACTTGAACGGCTTCAGTTGGAGTACATCGAAAAAACAAAGTCAATCCGTGTAGAGGTGCGACGTGCCTATCGTGAGGTGGCGAATGCCAAAGAACGGGCAGAGATCGAAGAAACACGCGTGAGAATTTTTGAGCAAAGGCTGCGAACCATAGAACGCGTGCTTGATGAAGTCACGGTTGAAATACCCGGGTATCAAAATATGACTTATAACGATGCATTCGAAACACAAGCACAATTTACAGAGGCACAACGTGTCTTTTATCAGGCTCGCCGAGATTACGCAAAAGCAAAGGAACAACTCCGAGAAACAATGCAATGGATCGAATAG
- a CDS encoding sigma-70 family RNA polymerase sigma factor, protein MHSKHKHNLQRHNVSFIRLAEITQKQRNNSEKQCNGSNRILTKDTQKEKNMRSALRTHAELNDFDEAELVSRAQNGDTEAFNPLVYKYQQKIYNLIYRKVRDQETAKDLCQEVFLKAWQALPNFKGQCVFYSWLYQIAVNRSIDFLRKRNRQHVIGFEELPQNADDTLQMAEVQPSPCTLLERKELGRIIRKATHQLPLSQRSAFYLRHWEGLPIKEIASRLGKSESTVKTYLYQARRKLQSLLLPYLQNEPIAWYTET, encoded by the coding sequence ATGCATTCGAAACACAAGCACAATTTACAGAGGCACAACGTGTCTTTTATCAGGCTCGCCGAGATTACGCAAAAGCAAAGGAACAACTCCGAGAAACAATGCAATGGATCGAATAGGATACTCACCAAAGATACCCAGAAGGAGAAAAATATGAGAAGTGCTTTAAGAACACACGCTGAACTCAACGATTTCGACGAGGCGGAACTTGTCTCGCGCGCCCAAAATGGCGATACAGAGGCGTTTAACCCACTCGTTTATAAATACCAACAAAAAATCTATAATCTGATTTATCGCAAGGTTCGTGATCAAGAAACAGCGAAAGACCTCTGCCAAGAAGTGTTCTTGAAGGCGTGGCAAGCACTGCCTAACTTCAAGGGACAATGCGTATTTTACAGTTGGCTTTACCAGATTGCCGTCAATCGTAGCATTGACTTTCTCCGCAAACGAAATAGACAACATGTTATAGGGTTCGAGGAATTACCTCAGAACGCAGACGATACACTTCAAATGGCCGAGGTGCAACCTTCACCTTGTACGCTTCTCGAAAGGAAAGAACTCGGACGCATCATCCGTAAAGCCACCCACCAATTGCCTCTGAGCCAACGCAGTGCCTTTTACTTGCGTCACTGGGAGGGACTCCCGATAAAAGAGATTGCATCACGCTTGGGCAAGTCGGAGAGCACAGTCAAAACATACCTATATCAGGCACGTCGGAAACTCCAGAGTCTGCTACTTCCCTATCTGCAAAACGAACCTATTGCATGGTACACGGAAACTTGA
- a CDS encoding NAD(P)-dependent oxidoreductase: MKVLILGGNGYLGPHVVKALEPYYTLRVTDINEIETKHESMHIDVGSLDQMMRAAEGMDAILNCSVLRHDRQLAFDVSTRGCYNTMRAAVKHGIRRIINTGPHFTIQGDDYTTYDYEINPDVPPHTSTGLYPLTKGLGQEICKVFTEHYDIYVLCYLFLSFREHDDPAEGTDLNPFSVSWRDAGEAFRLGLEIDLEDLPSRCEIFNIFADLPHQQFSNLKTKRILGFAPQDNFERMWHQTN, encoded by the coding sequence ATGAAAGTTCTCATTTTAGGGGGTAATGGGTATCTCGGACCGCATGTCGTCAAGGCGTTGGAGCCTTACTATACTTTGCGTGTCACAGACATCAACGAGATTGAAACAAAACATGAATCGATGCACATTGATGTCGGTTCACTGGATCAGATGATGCGAGCGGCTGAGGGGATGGACGCGATTCTCAATTGCTCCGTCTTACGACACGATCGGCAACTGGCTTTTGATGTGAGTACGCGTGGGTGTTACAATACGATGCGCGCCGCTGTTAAACACGGTATCCGTCGCATTATCAACACGGGACCTCATTTCACCATCCAAGGGGATGACTATACCACCTACGATTACGAGATTAACCCGGATGTTCCACCACATACAAGCACTGGACTCTATCCGTTAACCAAGGGGTTAGGGCAGGAAATCTGTAAAGTTTTCACTGAACATTACGACATCTATGTCCTCTGCTATCTGTTCCTTAGTTTCCGGGAGCATGACGATCCTGCGGAAGGCACGGATCTCAATCCATTTTCCGTTAGTTGGCGAGACGCAGGCGAAGCCTTCCGGCTGGGTTTGGAAATTGATTTGGAGGACCTCCCATCACGCTGTGAGATTTTCAATATCTTCGCAGATTTACCGCATCAACAGTTCTCGAACCTCAAAACGAAACGGATTTTAGGTTTTGCGCCGCAAGATAACTTTGAGCGCATGTGGCATCAGACGAATTGA
- a CDS encoding NAD(P)-dependent oxidoreductase, whose product MNILITSAGSELARNVGEALAGEHTLRLTELYPVDTVAGTFVQSELGHDESTNELVRGMDTIIHIAEMPPALLAEADQPDNYAIDYQTRCTYNLLMAASEEGVKHTIYASTLRLFEQHGEDWTVTESWRPRPSIDSFVLSKHLGEFTCREFGREGKLNVTCLRLGNLIITDAAATAEPDSMWLEMNDAVAAFQGALESPSPWRIFHIQSEFPSSRFSIGKAKGHLKFDPQFVP is encoded by the coding sequence ATGAATATTCTGATTACCTCCGCTGGTTCTGAACTGGCGCGCAACGTAGGGGAAGCATTAGCGGGAGAACATACACTCCGCTTGACAGAGTTGTATCCCGTTGATACTGTTGCAGGAACATTCGTGCAAAGTGAACTTGGACACGACGAGTCAACCAACGAACTGGTCCGCGGCATGGATACCATTATCCACATCGCTGAAATGCCGCCTGCCCTCCTTGCTGAAGCTGACCAACCCGACAATTACGCCATCGATTATCAGACACGCTGCACTTATAACCTACTGATGGCAGCATCGGAGGAGGGCGTGAAACATACCATTTATGCGAGCACGCTCCGCCTCTTTGAGCAACACGGTGAAGACTGGACGGTTACAGAAAGTTGGCGACCTCGTCCTTCTATTGATAGTTTCGTGCTTTCAAAGCATCTTGGTGAGTTCACATGTAGGGAATTCGGTCGTGAAGGCAAACTCAATGTGACGTGCCTCCGTCTTGGAAACCTCATTATTACTGATGCTGCAGCAACCGCCGAACCAGATTCAATGTGGCTTGAGATGAATGATGCGGTCGCTGCCTTCCAAGGCGCGCTTGAATCGCCTTCACCGTGGCGAATCTTTCACATCCAATCAGAGTTCCCCAGCTCCCGTTTTTCGATCGGGAAAGCCAAAGGGCATCTGAAATTCGATCCGCAATTCGTGCCATAA
- a CDS encoding HIT family protein → MDCIFCAIIAGDIPAATVYEDEHVFAFMDIAPANPGHTLVIPKQHYRNIYDMPAEVGSKIMQAAIPLANAIRTALNPDGLNLFQSNEAAGFQTVFHFHLHLIPRWEDDPLRLPWRPSEGDMAEIGNIAAKIREAL, encoded by the coding sequence ATGGATTGTATCTTTTGTGCCATTATTGCTGGTGACATTCCAGCAGCCACAGTATATGAAGATGAACACGTCTTCGCATTCATGGATATTGCGCCTGCAAACCCGGGTCATACTCTCGTTATACCGAAGCAACACTATCGAAATATCTATGATATGCCTGCAGAGGTAGGCAGTAAAATTATGCAAGCCGCAATTCCGCTCGCAAACGCGATCCGGACTGCATTGAACCCTGATGGGCTTAATCTATTTCAGTCGAATGAAGCCGCAGGATTTCAGACCGTTTTCCATTTCCATCTCCACCTGATCCCGCGATGGGAGGACGATCCGCTCCGGTTGCCGTGGCGACCGAGCGAAGGAGATATGGCGGAGATCGGCAACATTGCGGCAAAAATTCGAGAAGCCTTGTAG